One region of Thermodesulfobacteriota bacterium genomic DNA includes:
- a CDS encoding SelT/SelW/SelH family protein: protein MKNPKLVEIEYCTQCRWLLRATWMAQELLSTFEMDLRGVSLIPGTGGIFEVRVNQTTIWSRKERGRFPDIKELKQLVRDHVAPGKDLGHTDR from the coding sequence ATGAAAAATCCAAAATTGGTCGAGATCGAATATTGCACCCAGTGTCGATGGTTGTTAAGAGCGACATGGATGGCACAAGAGCTTCTGTCGACTTTCGAGATGGATCTGAGAGGTGTTTCTCTAATACCGGGAACCGGGGGAATATTTGAAGTTAGAGTAAATCAGACAACGATCTGGTCTCGCAAAGAGCGGGGGCGATTTCCAGATATAAAGGAGTTAAAACAGTTGGTGAGGGATCATGTTGCTCCAGGAAAAGACCTAGGTCATACGGATCGATAA
- the aat gene encoding leucyl/phenylalanyl-tRNA--protein transferase, with product MTVFFLNNSLVFPDPRCAESDGLVAVGGDLRIERLILAYQNGIFPWYSEGYPILWFSPDPRLIMFPDQLRVSRSLRRVINSGVFEVRFDTCFEEAIIKCATVSRKNQDATWITNDMIDAYILMHNEGFAHSVETFYQDKLVGGLYGVSLGGAFFGESMFHLMSNASKVALYHLVEKLKLWGFDFIDSQIATNHMKSLGAGEIDRESFLGVLKSTLKRKTRRGNWNTEC from the coding sequence ATGACTGTTTTTTTTCTTAATAATTCATTAGTATTCCCGGACCCTAGATGTGCTGAGTCTGATGGTTTGGTCGCAGTTGGGGGTGACTTGAGAATTGAGCGTTTGATATTAGCTTATCAAAATGGCATTTTCCCATGGTATTCTGAGGGATATCCGATTTTGTGGTTTTCACCTGATCCGCGTTTAATAATGTTCCCCGATCAATTAAGAGTTTCCAGAAGCTTGAGAAGGGTTATAAATTCAGGAGTTTTTGAAGTGAGATTCGATACCTGCTTTGAAGAGGCAATAATTAAATGTGCCACTGTTAGCCGGAAAAATCAGGATGCAACATGGATTACGAATGATATGATTGATGCATATATACTAATGCACAATGAGGGCTTTGCTCATTCAGTAGAGACGTTTTACCAAGACAAGCTTGTTGGGGGATTATATGGAGTTTCTTTGGGTGGTGCCTTTTTCGGGGAGTCTATGTTTCACTTGATGAGCAATGCTTCGAAGGTTGCTTTATATCACCTAGTGGAAAAATTGAAATTGTGGGGATTTGATTTCATTGATTCTCAAATTGCGACAAATCACATGAAAAGTCTTGGAGCAGGAGAGATCGACCGGGAGTCCTTCTTGGGTGTGCTAAAAAGCACTTTGAAAAGGAAGACGAGAAGGGGAAATTGGAACACCGAATGCTAA
- a CDS encoding phosphoribosylanthranilate isomerase, whose product MFKDYIQIAGVIDEEEARMLIECGVKFIGFPLKLSSNEEDLSEYMTANIIRNLPTAVNGVLITYLRDAIDISELCRFLGTNIVQVHGEIDESQLSKLRRIASNLLIIKSLVVRADNMLELETKLKSFSPHIDAFITDTYDPSTGAYGATGKTHNWDISRKLVEISPRPVILAGGLNPDNVHSAIMGVRPSGVDVHTGVELKDGRKSGELVKGFISEAKKAFELIRLK is encoded by the coding sequence ATGTTTAAGGACTATATCCAGATTGCCGGTGTCATTGATGAAGAAGAAGCAAGGATGCTTATCGAGTGTGGTGTAAAGTTTATAGGATTTCCACTCAAGCTTTCATCCAATGAAGAAGATCTTTCCGAGTATATGACAGCAAATATTATCCGAAATTTACCCACTGCAGTAAATGGAGTATTAATCACATATCTGAGAGATGCTATAGATATTTCAGAGCTCTGCAGGTTTCTTGGAACTAATATTGTTCAAGTCCATGGTGAGATCGATGAGTCTCAGCTTTCAAAATTAAGGAGAATCGCATCAAATCTTTTAATTATAAAAAGCTTGGTTGTACGAGCTGATAATATGCTGGAATTAGAAACAAAATTGAAAAGTTTTAGTCCTCATATTGACGCTTTTATTACTGACACATATGATCCGAGTACTGGTGCGTATGGAGCAACCGGTAAGACACATAATTGGGATATCAGCCGAAAACTTGTTGAGATATCACCAAGGCCCGTAATTTTAGCAGGAGGGCTAAACCCAGATAATGTTCACAGTGCTATTATGGGGGTCAGACCGTCGGGAGTTGATGTCCATACGGGTGTAGAACTAAAAGACGGACGTAAATCTGGGGAACTCGTAAAGGGATTTATATCCGAAGCAAAAAAGGCATTTGAACTGATAAGGTTAAAGTGA
- a CDS encoding SDR family NAD(P)-dependent oxidoreductase, translating into MHNESVVIVGVGSGLGTSLAKRFAESGFSVSLVARNREKLLPLVSEIESLGTNAIAIRAHATTESSVKKLFARTEKELGPISIAVYNASLRIRKPVLEISSEEFINAWKLSCYGGFLVGWEAAKYMIPRGKGSIFFTGATASIKGFPSSAAFAVGKFGLLGLAESMARELQPRGIHVAHFVIDGVIGRDSKDSKLDPDAIAETYYQVHTRHRTSWSFNVELRPWVEKF; encoded by the coding sequence ATGCACAATGAAAGTGTGGTCATAGTTGGTGTAGGTTCCGGGCTTGGGACGTCTTTAGCAAAACGCTTTGCAGAGTCAGGATTCTCAGTATCGCTGGTTGCTCGAAACCGTGAAAAGCTGTTACCTCTTGTTAGTGAGATTGAATCTCTTGGTACAAATGCGATTGCAATTAGAGCGCATGCGACTACGGAATCGAGTGTTAAAAAGTTATTTGCAAGGACAGAAAAAGAACTCGGGCCTATCAGTATCGCCGTATACAATGCTAGCCTAAGGATTAGAAAGCCAGTCCTTGAAATCTCTTCTGAAGAGTTTATAAATGCCTGGAAGCTTTCATGTTATGGAGGATTTCTTGTGGGTTGGGAGGCCGCGAAATACATGATTCCCAGAGGAAAAGGCAGCATCTTCTTCACCGGTGCTACTGCGAGTATTAAAGGCTTCCCAAGTTCAGCAGCGTTTGCCGTTGGAAAATTTGGTTTGTTAGGTCTAGCTGAAAGTATGGCTCGAGAGCTACAGCCTAGGGGCATTCATGTTGCCCATTTCGTTATCGATGGTGTTATAGGGCGTGACTCGAAAGATAGCAAATTGGATCCCGATGCCATCGCTGAAACATACTATCAGGTCCATACGCGGCATCGAACCAGTTGGTCGTTCAATGTTGAGTTGCGTCCATGGGTGGAAAAATTTTAG
- a CDS encoding nitroreductase family deazaflavin-dependent oxidoreductase — translation MPSLKHTIRSIRGIEPVGRSMLSCVHGWKNFRCLKVMSNLGEKIGKRPSRLLRLIFRFPILLYKIGLGWLFGGRFLMLTNIGRKSGLKRQVVLEVLYHNKTSGEYYILSGWGDKSDWFMNIQKNPEVVVNVGGKRFEAIAFQMTSEHAESVISKYAYQHPKAFRILSKRILGVDLGITKTSFENLAADLPVICLQPI, via the coding sequence ATGCCATCGCTGAAACATACTATCAGGTCCATACGCGGCATCGAACCAGTTGGTCGTTCAATGTTGAGTTGCGTCCATGGGTGGAAAAATTTTAGGTGTCTGAAAGTCATGTCTAATCTGGGTGAGAAAATTGGGAAAAGACCGAGCCGTCTATTACGTCTTATCTTTCGTTTTCCAATACTACTTTACAAAATCGGATTGGGTTGGCTATTTGGCGGTCGATTCTTAATGTTGACAAACATAGGGCGTAAGAGCGGACTCAAGCGCCAAGTGGTATTGGAGGTACTTTACCATAACAAAACTTCTGGTGAATATTATATTTTATCGGGTTGGGGAGATAAATCTGACTGGTTTATGAATATTCAGAAAAACCCTGAAGTTGTCGTCAATGTCGGCGGTAAGAGGTTTGAAGCAATAGCGTTTCAAATGACGTCTGAGCATGCTGAGAGTGTGATTTCAAAATACGCTTATCAACACCCTAAGGCCTTTCGAATTCTTTCAAAGAGAATTCTCGGGGTGGATTTGGGAATTACGAAGACAAGTTTTGAAAATTTAGCGGCAGATCTACCTGTTATATGTTTGCAGCCAATATGA